CGGTATAAAGCACGGCCCGCGCCCCCACATGCGCCGCCGCGATCGCGTCATCGGCGGCGTCCCCGATGACCACGACCCGTTCCGCCGAAACGCCCAGCGCGGCCAGGTGCCGCACCATGTGCCCCGACTTCCCGTCCGTCGACGCATCGACGCGCCCGTCCACCCGGAGGAACCGCTCGGCGATCCCGTACCGCGCAACGAGCGGCACGAGATCGGCGTGCGGCGCGAGCGACAGCAGCGACTGCGTGAACCCGGACTCCTGCCGCGCGGCCAGCAGCTCCGCCGCCCCGGCGGTGAGCGTGCAGGACTCGGCCCGCGCCCAGTAGTGCCGGTGGAAGGTCCCGTCCATGAGGGTCCACTCCTCGTCCGTGGGCAGCCGCCCCATCAGCCGCTCGTAGAACTTCGGCACCGGCACCGTGTACAGCTCGCGGTACCGCTCGAGCGTGATCTCTTCGAGCCCCAGCTCCGCGAAGGCCGCGTTCGTCGCCCCGATGACCGCGCCGATGTCGTCGAGCAGTGTGCCGTTCCAGTCCCAGACCAGGTGTTTTCCGTGCTTCCCCATGGACAGAGACGGTACCTGGCCCCACCGACAGGGACGTCAGCCCAGGAGACCCGGGATCTCCTGCACCCCGAACCACAGCAGCTCGTGGTCCTCGGCCCCGTCCACGACGAACTGCGCGTCGTCGTCGCCCTGGTCCGCCGCGCCCAGCGCGTCCGCCGCCGCCGTGACGTCCGCCTCGGCGTCGTCCGCGTCGGCGTGCACGGCGGCCGCCTTGGCCAGGGGTACGGCTCCGGCGATGCGGACCTCGCCGATGGAGCCGGCGTCGAGCCCGCGGTCGGGGTCGACGGTCGCGTCCTTGTCGGCCACGTCGACGGCGACGACGACCCTGCGCCGGGGCGCCTCGGGATCGCCGGCGAGGAGTCGCAGGGAGGCGGACGCGGCCCGGTTGAGCGCCGCGTACTCCAGCTCCTCGATGTCGTCGGAGACGTACCACTCGCGCAGCGCGGGGGTGACGGCGTAGGCGGTCAGCGGACCGGGGCCCAGCTCGCCCGCCTTGTGCGCCTGTGCGAGACCGGGGAGGGTCAGGGGGACGTAGACGCGCATGGCAGGCCGCTTTCGTAGACGGAGAGGCCCTCAGGATACGTGCGGAGTCCCCCTTCGGGGCGGCGGGCCGGAGCAGCCGTCCGTCCACCGCGGAAGGCCGCTCGCCGAGCCGCCGGAGAGCCGGTTTCCGACCGCGTCACCCTGATAGGTGATCCGTTTTCGGGACCGCCCGGCCGCGGCGGCCTCCTTGCGGGGCCCCGGAGTCCCCCCGTACAAGATCCCCAACGGAAGTTACCGACTGGTACCACTCGGTTACGCAACGACAGGGGCTCGCCATGGACGCCACGCTCATCACCACGCCCTCCCCGCTCCCCCGCCCCCGCACGGCCACCGGCGGACCGGCCGGCACGCGCCCGCGTGGGGCCGCCGGGGCCCGCCCGCGCGGTTCCGCCGGCACCCGCCCCCGCACCCCCGCCCAGGCCGGCCCACCCCGTACCCCGGCCCAGGCCGGCCCGCCCCGCACCGCGGCGCCCCGCACGCTCCCGCCGCACACCGTCTTCGCCGAGCGCCTGCTCGCCGTGCTCAGCGGGGAGCGGCCCGTCCACTGGATGCTCGGCCACACCGTCGGAGACGCGTACGAGCAGCTCGTCCGGCTGGCCCCGGAGACACCCCTGCGCTCCCACGGCCCGCGCCCGGTCCTGCGCCGCTGCTCGATCCAGGTGCACGCCCCCCACTCGGCGATCGAGGCCTTCGCGACCATCGCGACGGGCGCCCGCGTACGGGCCATGGCCTTCCGCCTGGAGCGCGGCGAGGACCAGCGTTGGCGCTGCGCCGCCGTGGAACTGGACGGCCTCGGCGCGGCCGCCCGCCACCCATGACGAAGGGGCCGGCCACCATCGGGCGACCACGCCGAAGGGACCGGCCGCAACTGGGCGACCGCACCCACGCCGAAGGGGCCGGCCGCCACCCGGCGACCGACCCCTCCGCACTGCTCAGAACGACTGCTCAGAGCGACTGCTCAAAGCGTCACTTCTTGCGGCGACGCCCGCCGCTCGCGTTCTTCTGCGCCTTGCGCCGCTCCGCACGCGTCAGCCCGTCGCCGGCGTCCCCGTCGTCGGCGAAGTCGCCCTCGACGACACCGCCGTCCCCGTCCACGGTCGGCGCGGAGAAGTGCAGCCGGTCCGGCCGCTGCGGGGCGTCGAGCCCCTTGGCGCGGATCTCCGGACGCCCGGCACCCGCGGGAACGGCGTCCTCCTTCGTGAGCGAGGGAGCGGACGCCTGCACCGGGACCTCCTCGACCTGCTGCTCGACCTGGACCTCCAGGTTGAACAGGTAGCCGACGGACTCCTCCTTGATGCCCTCCATCATGGCGGTGAACATGTCGAAGCCCTCGCGCTGGTACTCGACCAGCGGGTCCTTCTGCGCCATGGCGCGCAGGCCGATGCCCTCCTGGAGGTAGTCCATCTCGTAGAGGTGCTCGCGCCACTTGCGGTCGAGGACGGAGAGGACCACGCGCCGCTCCAGCTCGCGCATGATGTCCGAGCCGAGCTGCTTCTCGCGCGCGTCGTACTGCTCGTGGATGTCGTCCTTGATGGACTCGGCGATGAACTCGGCGGTGATGCCCGCCCGGTC
The DNA window shown above is from Streptomyces vietnamensis and carries:
- a CDS encoding DUF6912 family protein, which produces MRVYVPLTLPGLAQAHKAGELGPGPLTAYAVTPALREWYVSDDIEELEYAALNRAASASLRLLAGDPEAPRRRVVVAVDVADKDATVDPDRGLDAGSIGEVRIAGAVPLAKAAAVHADADDAEADVTAAADALGAADQGDDDAQFVVDGAEDHELLWFGVQEIPGLLG
- a CDS encoding HAD family hydrolase; amino-acid sequence: MGKHGKHLVWDWNGTLLDDIGAVIGATNAAFAELGLEEITLERYRELYTVPVPKFYERLMGRLPTDEEWTLMDGTFHRHYWARAESCTLTAGAAELLAARQESGFTQSLLSLAPHADLVPLVARYGIAERFLRVDGRVDASTDGKSGHMVRHLAALGVSAERVVVIGDAADDAIAAAHVGARAVLYTGGSHSRASLARVGVPVVDSLAEAVAVAEELV
- a CDS encoding Rv3235 family protein — protein: MDATLITTPSPLPRPRTATGGPAGTRPRGAAGARPRGSAGTRPRTPAQAGPPRTPAQAGPPRTAAPRTLPPHTVFAERLLAVLSGERPVHWMLGHTVGDAYEQLVRLAPETPLRSHGPRPVLRRCSIQVHAPHSAIEAFATIATGARVRAMAFRLERGEDQRWRCAAVELDGLGAAARHP